The following coding sequences are from one Nonlabens arenilitoris window:
- a CDS encoding sodium-translocating pyrophosphatase, producing the protein MESYMIYMPLLMAALGLLYMFIKKSWVLKQDAGDGKMKEISDYIYEGALAFLKAEYKLLAIFVVITSILLVVVSQVVDTTHWLIVIAFIFGAVFSAYAGNIGMKIATKTNVRTTQAARTSLPNALKISFGGGTVMGLGVAGLAVLGLTAFFIIFYHQFMNGEWAAAEFEGVMKTPQELMTIVLETLAGFSLGAESIALFARVGGGIYTKAADVGADLVGKVEAGIPEDDPRNPATIADNVGDNVGDVAGMGADLFGSYVATVLAAMVLGNYVIKDMGGNIVNEGFGGIGPILLPMAIAGVGIIISVIGTMLVKIKSNDAKEAQVMGALNIGNWTSIVLVAAACFGLCMWMLPDTMQMEFFGEGLIEISSMNVFFATLVGLVVGAVISSVTEYYTGLGKSPILKIVQQSSTGAGTNIIAGLATGMISTFPSVLLFAGAIWASYAFAGFYGVALAASAMMATTAMQLAIDAFGPIADNAGGIAEMSEQDPIVRERTDILDSVGNTTAATGKGFAIASAALTSLALFAAYVTFTGIDGINIFKAPVLAMLFVGGMVPVVFSALAMNAVGKAAMEMVEEVRRQFRDIPGIMEGTGKPEYDKCVDISTKASLKEMMLPGLLTIGFPLLIAFVPMIFGMDHLAIAEMLGGYMAGVTVSGVLWAIFQNNAGGAWDNAKKSFEAGVEINGKMTYKGSEAHKAAVTGDTVGDPFKDTSGPSMNILIKLTCLIGLVIAPILGGHVDGQASVIKQEIEQEVVQNNEETSSIYKNLDIQKSVDAETGIVTAKVTYQSSANGATITKSHKYVGTEEQVEAKIKALNQEVINFK; encoded by the coding sequence ATGGAATCATACATGATTTACATGCCATTACTGATGGCAGCTCTAGGATTACTTTACATGTTTATTAAGAAATCTTGGGTCTTGAAACAAGATGCAGGAGATGGAAAAATGAAAGAAATCTCAGATTATATTTATGAAGGTGCACTGGCATTCTTGAAAGCTGAGTACAAACTACTCGCTATTTTTGTAGTTATTACAAGTATTTTACTAGTTGTAGTTTCTCAAGTTGTTGACACAACACACTGGCTTATCGTTATAGCATTCATTTTTGGTGCGGTATTCTCTGCTTATGCAGGAAATATAGGGATGAAAATTGCCACTAAAACTAATGTAAGAACTACGCAAGCTGCTCGCACGAGTTTGCCTAATGCGTTAAAAATATCTTTCGGTGGTGGAACAGTAATGGGATTAGGTGTAGCAGGACTTGCTGTACTAGGTCTAACAGCATTTTTCATAATATTCTATCATCAATTTATGAATGGTGAATGGGCTGCTGCTGAATTTGAAGGCGTTATGAAGACTCCACAAGAGTTGATGACTATCGTTCTTGAAACGCTGGCTGGTTTCTCATTAGGAGCTGAATCTATCGCTCTTTTTGCTCGAGTAGGTGGTGGTATTTATACTAAAGCTGCAGACGTAGGTGCTGACCTGGTAGGTAAGGTGGAAGCTGGGATTCCTGAAGATGATCCACGTAACCCAGCAACGATTGCTGACAACGTAGGTGATAACGTAGGTGATGTGGCTGGAATGGGTGCTGACCTTTTTGGTTCATACGTGGCAACAGTTCTTGCTGCCATGGTCCTAGGTAATTATGTGATTAAAGATATGGGCGGTAATATTGTCAATGAAGGTTTTGGCGGTATAGGACCTATTTTACTTCCTATGGCTATTGCTGGTGTAGGTATTATAATTTCGGTAATAGGAACCATGCTTGTAAAAATTAAAAGTAACGATGCTAAGGAAGCTCAGGTAATGGGTGCATTAAATATAGGGAATTGGACATCTATTGTTCTTGTAGCGGCGGCATGTTTTGGTCTATGTATGTGGATGCTACCGGATACCATGCAAATGGAATTCTTTGGAGAAGGATTAATTGAAATTTCTTCTATGAATGTGTTCTTTGCCACTTTAGTAGGATTAGTAGTAGGAGCAGTAATATCATCTGTAACAGAATATTATACAGGATTAGGTAAATCACCTATTCTTAAAATTGTACAGCAATCATCTACAGGAGCAGGAACCAACATCATTGCAGGTCTTGCGACAGGTATGATTTCTACGTTCCCATCAGTACTTTTATTTGCAGGAGCGATATGGGCATCCTATGCATTTGCTGGTTTTTATGGTGTTGCTCTTGCAGCTAGTGCTATGATGGCAACTACAGCGATGCAATTAGCCATTGACGCATTTGGTCCTATTGCAGATAATGCTGGAGGAATCGCTGAGATGAGTGAACAAGATCCTATCGTACGTGAGCGTACAGATATCCTTGACTCTGTAGGAAATACCACGGCAGCAACCGGAAAAGGCTTTGCCATCGCGAGTGCAGCTTTAACTTCACTAGCCTTATTTGCCGCTTATGTAACCTTTACGGGAATAGATGGAATTAATATTTTTAAAGCTCCAGTACTTGCGATGTTATTTGTAGGTGGAATGGTACCAGTAGTATTTAGTGCACTTGCTATGAACGCAGTTGGTAAAGCAGCTATGGAAATGGTAGAGGAAGTACGTCGCCAGTTTAGAGATATTCCAGGTATTATGGAAGGAACTGGGAAACCAGAATATGATAAATGTGTAGATATCTCTACAAAAGCATCTTTAAAGGAAATGATGTTGCCTGGTCTATTAACTATAGGATTCCCATTATTAATTGCTTTTGTCCCTATGATTTTTGGAATGGATCATCTTGCCATTGCAGAGATGTTAGGTGGTTATATGGCTGGTGTAACTGTGAGTGGAGTGCTTTGGGCTATTTTCCAAAACAACGCTGGTGGAGCATGGGACAACGCAAAAAAATCTTTTGAAGCTGGTGTTGAAATTAATGGTAAGATGACCTATAAAGGTTCTGAAGCTCATAAAGCAGCGGTAACAGGTGATACTGTAGGTGATCCTTTTAAAGACACTTCAGGTCCTTCTATGAATATTTTAATTAAACTTACATGTTTAATAGGTCTAGTTATCGCACCTATTTTAGGTGGTCACGTAGATGGACAGGCTAGTGTTATCAAGCAAGAGATAGAACAAGAGGTAGTGCAAAATAATGAAGAGACGAGCTCGATTTATAAAAATTTGGATATTCAAAAATCGGTAGATGCAGAGACCGGTATAGTCACCGCAAAAGTTACTTATCAATCGTCTGCAAATGGTGCAACGATCACAAAGTCTCATAAATACGTGGGAACTGAAGAACAAGTTGAGGCAAAAATTAAAGCACTGAATCAAGAAGTGATTAATTTTAAATAA
- a CDS encoding DUF7619 domain-containing protein, whose translation MRIFTIVFLFLGLIACAQTADDLVFNVDVTNSYRFRITSNTNITIDWGDGMTNSYGSPYDMQVSHTYPTAGMYTVIVTGPLEAVKFYLNNNITVTQWGNSQFQTMEESFKYCQNLSINATDVPDLSNVTNMSEMFSYAINFNSDISNWDVSNVTDMENMFKGAYAFNSPLSSWNVSNVTEFNGMFHLARSFNQPLNTWDITNARILTSMFTGAEDFNQTLKSWDVSNVTLMSGMFFGALEFNQDLSSWAFNSGVNLTNLVQNTNLDTYNYDALLSRFVDLQYQNKNLGITNLEYCDAFSRAVLTNRGWTITNDTLAQNCAVQTLNGLFSYDIDMSGCDVNDPKALNMPLNISNTEASIDVIAINGEYSANLRPGTYNITPIIDNQRFNISPSNSSVTINQSGIITQDFCITDLGVFNDLEIVLFPISDSRPGFDANYKLVYKNKGTSVLSGTINTQFENDYMTFLNASPAVASTSPGVLNWNYSNIQPFETREILINFNLNTPTDPNFPLQLDDLLVFRSAINYSGTDETPHDNTFITRQKVVNSYDPNDKTCLQGDTILPSEVGEYVHYRIRFENEGTASAINVRIVDYIDTAKYDISTLVPLSSSHDYTTTISSGNKIEFQFDNINLPFTAPASQGYVLFKIKTINTLVLGDDFSNQAEIYFDFNAPIITNLETTTVSTTASLSDQSLFALQLYPNPAGSEVTVTSNATFNSYEIYNATGKVLISKNLENPVLEQIISLEELSTGLYFIKILNATQSTVSKLMKL comes from the coding sequence ATGAGAATTTTTACGATTGTTTTTTTGTTTTTGGGATTGATTGCATGTGCTCAAACGGCTGATGATTTAGTCTTTAACGTAGATGTAACAAATTCATACCGGTTCAGAATAACTTCAAATACTAACATTACCATAGATTGGGGTGATGGGATGACTAATTCCTATGGATCACCTTATGATATGCAAGTGTCACATACTTATCCAACTGCTGGAATGTATACTGTTATAGTGACAGGTCCATTAGAGGCTGTAAAATTTTATCTTAACAATAATATAACCGTTACTCAATGGGGTAATTCTCAGTTTCAAACGATGGAAGAGTCATTTAAGTACTGTCAAAATCTATCGATAAACGCTACAGATGTACCAGACTTAAGTAATGTAACAAACATGTCTGAAATGTTCTCCTATGCCATAAATTTTAATTCGGACATATCAAACTGGGATGTTTCAAACGTTACGGACATGGAAAATATGTTCAAAGGAGCATACGCTTTTAATTCACCATTATCAAGTTGGAACGTCTCTAATGTCACTGAGTTTAATGGAATGTTTCATCTCGCTAGAAGTTTTAACCAACCTTTAAATACATGGGATATAACTAACGCAAGAATATTGACATCAATGTTTACTGGCGCTGAAGATTTTAATCAGACATTAAAATCTTGGGATGTGAGTAATGTGACTTTAATGAGTGGGATGTTCTTCGGTGCTTTAGAGTTTAATCAAGATTTAAGTTCTTGGGCATTTAACTCTGGAGTAAATCTAACTAACCTTGTTCAAAATACTAATCTTGATACCTATAATTATGATGCGTTATTAAGCCGGTTTGTAGATTTACAGTATCAAAATAAAAATCTTGGAATTACAAATTTAGAATATTGTGATGCTTTTTCTAGAGCTGTATTGACTAATAGAGGTTGGACTATAACTAATGATACTTTAGCTCAGAATTGTGCTGTTCAAACCTTGAATGGTTTATTTTCTTATGATATAGATATGAGCGGATGTGATGTCAACGATCCTAAAGCATTAAATATGCCTTTGAATATTAGTAATACTGAAGCTTCAATTGATGTGATTGCTATAAATGGAGAGTATAGTGCAAATTTGCGACCTGGAACTTATAATATTACACCTATAATCGATAATCAGCGTTTTAATATTTCCCCTAGCAACTCTAGCGTAACAATCAATCAGTCAGGCATAATCACTCAAGATTTTTGCATAACTGATTTAGGTGTTTTTAATGATTTAGAGATTGTGCTTTTTCCAATCAGTGATAGCAGACCTGGATTTGATGCTAATTATAAGTTAGTTTATAAAAATAAAGGAACGAGTGTATTGTCAGGAACAATTAATACACAGTTTGAAAACGATTACATGACCTTTTTGAACGCATCACCAGCTGTAGCCTCAACCAGCCCAGGAGTTTTAAACTGGAATTATTCAAATATTCAGCCATTTGAGACAAGAGAAATTTTAATTAACTTTAATCTTAATACACCTACAGACCCTAATTTTCCTTTACAATTAGATGATTTATTAGTTTTCAGATCTGCTATTAATTATTCTGGTACAGACGAGACACCACACGATAATACTTTTATTACTAGGCAAAAAGTTGTTAACTCTTATGACCCTAATGATAAGACTTGCTTACAAGGTGATACTATTTTACCTAGTGAAGTAGGTGAGTATGTGCATTATAGAATCCGTTTTGAGAATGAAGGAACGGCGAGTGCTATTAATGTTCGTATTGTAGATTATATCGATACGGCAAAGTATGATATCTCGACGTTAGTTCCTTTAAGCTCAAGTCATGATTATACTACTACAATATCTAGTGGTAATAAGATAGAATTTCAATTCGATAATATCAACTTACCATTTACCGCACCAGCCAGTCAAGGTTATGTGCTGTTTAAAATTAAAACAATAAACACGCTGGTTTTAGGAGATGATTTTTCTAATCAAGCTGAGATTTACTTTGATTTTAATGCGCCTATAATTACAAATCTGGAGACAACAACGGTATCAACTACGGCTAGTTTAAGTGATCAAAGCCTTTTTGCATTGCAACTATATCCTAATCCTGCAGGTAGTGAAGTAACGGTTACAAGCAACGCCACATTCAACTCCTATGAAATTTATAATGCCACAGGAAAAGTACTTATCAGCAAAAATTTAGAAAACCCAGTACTTGAACAAATTATATCTCTAGAAGAGTTGTCAACTGGATTATACTTCATTAAGATCTTAAATGCCACGCAAAGTACAGTGAGTAAGTTGATGAAGTTGTAA
- a CDS encoding DUF5686 and carboxypeptidase-like regulatory domain-containing protein encodes MIDFFKYAFAKASSSQLMVIIMFLVTTTITAQTKVGGVVYDEFGDGVPFANVFFPGSSEGTITNDNGRFYLQSNSNYETIQISFIGYETLTYTLESKVNLELNLTLKTEAAALDAVVIYTGKTSKKNNPALDILRKVWENRRKNGLSQFKQYQFDKYEKLEFDMNTIDSQMVNSKLFRGMEFIFDYADTSNVTGKTYLPIFINESLSTVYGDNEMNKEKENVKANKNSGFSNNQTIIAFVKDLYADIDVYERYLKFFDKSFTSPVGKSGIDTYNYILRDTAIIDGVEAYNIIYYPRRKGELTFKGDFWVAADSYAIKEINLQATKSANVNWVKEIYIEQEFDVLNDSLFLITRDYFMSDFALNKKEESKGMYGKRTTLFNNYQFDIAKDKDFYKRRVNDYDPEIYNRDEAYWDENRLEKLNKDEKQIYTMLDTLKTNKKFKRLYNIGTILASGYYEIDNFDIGPVFSVFGFNDVEGLRLRGGGRTYFSANDMWRLEGYGAYGFRDNQFKYGIAGKWLMDKKSRLTISGGNRRDIEQLGASLTNTNDVLGRSLASSALITSGNNSSLSSINLSTLALSFEPKYNLEFRLGTSYRTIKSGNPGVFSLDYFDADAPGGIETETRQADASLTMTYTPGRKTSNYGVDRTIINSGEYPILFASYTRGFEGLLESDFNFDKVQFYYSHPLQIGAFGRLTARVEAGKTFGEVPLALLNVVPGNQTYFNITGAFNTMNFYEFVTDEYVTLHLNHNFNGRLFSRVPYLRDLNLRELVGVRAVYGKISDENIALNASGLTYLAPEDIYWEYSAGIGNIFKVFRLDVSFRGGYNYLPDARSMAITGSFGFSF; translated from the coding sequence ATGATTGATTTTTTTAAATACGCTTTCGCGAAAGCGAGTTCATCACAACTGATGGTGATCATCATGTTTCTTGTGACTACTACGATAACCGCACAAACCAAAGTTGGTGGTGTGGTCTATGATGAATTTGGTGATGGTGTGCCATTTGCCAATGTTTTTTTTCCTGGATCAAGTGAAGGGACTATTACTAATGATAATGGTCGTTTTTATTTGCAGTCTAACTCTAATTATGAGACGATTCAAATCTCCTTTATAGGTTATGAGACACTTACCTATACACTTGAATCAAAGGTGAACCTAGAGCTTAATTTAACGCTCAAGACTGAAGCGGCAGCTCTAGATGCAGTAGTTATCTATACAGGTAAAACTTCTAAAAAAAATAATCCAGCATTGGATATCTTGCGTAAAGTATGGGAAAACCGTCGTAAGAATGGCCTTTCTCAATTCAAGCAGTATCAATTTGATAAGTATGAAAAGTTAGAGTTTGATATGAATACCATAGACAGTCAAATGGTTAATTCAAAGCTTTTCCGTGGGATGGAGTTCATTTTTGACTATGCAGATACTAGCAACGTCACAGGTAAAACTTACCTACCTATTTTTATTAATGAATCTTTATCTACCGTATATGGTGATAATGAGATGAATAAAGAAAAAGAAAATGTAAAGGCAAACAAGAACTCTGGATTTTCAAACAATCAAACGATTATAGCTTTTGTAAAAGATCTTTATGCAGATATTGATGTGTATGAGAGATATCTTAAATTTTTTGATAAGAGTTTTACCAGTCCAGTAGGTAAAAGTGGTATAGATACATATAATTATATTTTAAGAGATACGGCTATTATTGATGGAGTTGAAGCATATAATATTATTTATTATCCACGTAGGAAAGGTGAGTTAACATTTAAAGGAGACTTTTGGGTAGCGGCAGATTCTTATGCGATTAAGGAGATCAACCTGCAAGCAACAAAAAGTGCCAATGTTAACTGGGTGAAAGAAATTTATATTGAGCAAGAGTTTGATGTTTTAAATGATAGTCTTTTCTTAATTACTCGAGATTATTTTATGAGTGATTTTGCACTTAATAAAAAAGAAGAGTCTAAAGGTATGTATGGTAAGAGAACGACCTTGTTCAATAATTATCAATTTGATATTGCCAAAGACAAGGACTTTTACAAGCGTAGAGTTAACGATTATGATCCAGAAATCTATAATCGTGATGAGGCTTACTGGGATGAAAATAGATTAGAAAAACTCAATAAAGATGAGAAACAAATCTACACCATGCTAGACACTCTAAAGACCAATAAGAAGTTCAAGCGTTTATATAATATTGGGACCATTCTTGCATCTGGATACTATGAAATTGACAATTTTGATATAGGACCTGTTTTCAGTGTTTTTGGTTTTAATGATGTAGAAGGCTTAAGATTGCGTGGTGGTGGAAGAACTTATTTTTCGGCAAATGATATGTGGAGATTAGAAGGATATGGTGCATATGGTTTTAGAGATAACCAGTTCAAATATGGTATTGCTGGAAAATGGTTGATGGATAAAAAAAGCAGATTAACCATTTCTGGAGGAAACCGTCGGGATATAGAACAATTGGGCGCTAGCTTGACAAATACAAATGATGTGTTAGGACGTAGTCTTGCATCAAGTGCCTTGATAACCTCTGGAAATAACTCCAGTTTATCCAGCATTAATTTATCTACACTTGCTTTAAGTTTTGAACCTAAATATAATCTAGAGTTTAGATTAGGCACCAGTTATCGTACAATTAAGAGTGGTAATCCTGGTGTTTTTAGTCTAGATTATTTTGATGCAGATGCGCCAGGCGGTATTGAGACAGAAACTAGACAAGCAGATGCTAGTCTGACAATGACTTATACACCAGGTCGTAAAACCTCTAACTATGGAGTAGATAGGACGATCATCAATAGTGGTGAGTATCCTATTCTTTTTGCTAGTTATACTCGTGGATTTGAAGGGTTATTAGAAAGTGATTTTAACTTTGATAAAGTACAATTCTATTATAGTCATCCATTACAGATAGGTGCTTTTGGTAGATTAACAGCTCGCGTAGAGGCTGGTAAGACGTTTGGTGAAGTGCCCTTAGCATTATTAAATGTAGTTCCTGGTAACCAGACTTACTTCAATATTACAGGAGCATTTAATACCATGAATTTTTATGAATTTGTGACTGATGAATATGTGACACTTCACTTAAATCATAATTTCAATGGTAGATTATTTTCTCGTGTTCCTTATTTACGCGATTTGAATCTTAGAGAGCTTGTAGGAGTGCGCGCTGTTTATGGAAAGATTAGTGATGAAAATATAGCTTTAAATGCTAGCGGTTTAACTTACCTTGCTCCCGAAGATATTTACTGGGAATACAGTGCTGGTATAGGTAATATCTTTAAAGTGTTCCGTCTGGACGTAAGCTTTAGAGGTGGATACAACTATCTTCCAGACGCTCGATCTATGGCGATAACGGGTAGTTTTGGGTTTAGTTTTTAG
- a CDS encoding electron transfer flavoprotein subunit beta/FixA family protein has product MKILVCISHVPDTTSKINFTDNNTQFDTNGVQYVINPNDEFGLTRAMWFKEKQGASVEVVTVGGADVEPTLRKALAIGADSATRVDAPALDGYAVAQELAAVVKNGGYDLVIAGRESIDYNGGMVPGMVAAMTGSSFVNTCISLEIDGNTATAIREIDGGKETVSTTLPLIIGGQKGLVEESDLRIPNMRGIMMARKKPLNVVPSVATATETKTVSFEKPAPKGDVKLVAADNLDQLIDLLHNEAKAI; this is encoded by the coding sequence ATGAAGATTTTAGTTTGTATCAGCCACGTGCCAGATACCACTTCAAAGATTAATTTTACTGATAACAATACTCAGTTTGACACAAATGGTGTACAATATGTTATTAACCCAAATGACGAATTTGGTCTAACGAGAGCCATGTGGTTTAAAGAAAAGCAAGGTGCTAGTGTTGAAGTTGTCACTGTAGGTGGTGCAGATGTTGAACCTACACTTAGAAAAGCTCTTGCCATAGGTGCAGACAGTGCAACACGTGTAGATGCGCCAGCATTAGATGGCTATGCAGTGGCACAAGAACTTGCAGCAGTTGTTAAAAATGGTGGTTATGACTTAGTTATTGCAGGTCGTGAATCTATAGACTACAACGGTGGTATGGTTCCAGGTATGGTAGCTGCAATGACTGGATCTAGCTTTGTTAATACATGTATCTCTTTAGAGATAGATGGTAATACCGCTACTGCGATTAGAGAAATAGATGGTGGTAAAGAAACCGTAAGTACTACTCTACCTCTTATCATAGGTGGCCAGAAAGGTCTTGTAGAAGAAAGCGACTTAAGAATTCCTAACATGCGTGGAATTATGATGGCTCGTAAAAAACCATTAAACGTTGTACCTTCTGTAGCAACAGCTACAGAAACAAAGACAGTTTCTTTTGAGAAGCCTGCTCCTAAAGGAGATGTGAAATTAGTAGCAGCAGACAATCTAGATCAACTTATTGACTTGTTACACAACGAGGCAAAGGCTATTTAA
- a CDS encoding electron transfer flavoprotein subunit alpha/FixB family protein has product MSVLVYTESEGGSFKKAAYEVASYGKGIADQLGTSVTAISFNANGAGDLGTYGVSKQLNVSDSKLEKFNAAAYADTIAQAAKAEGATTVIISSSANSKYLGALLSVHLEAGYATNVMELPSSTSPFTVKRSVFTNKAFAMTEISTANKLVGLANNSYGLKENTTDCSTEAFTPTLSDNDFKVQVQSVDKATDKVSIADADVVVSAGRGLKGPENWGMIEELAEVLGAATACSKPVSDMGWRPHGEHVGQTGKPVATNLYIAIGISGAIQHLAGVSSSKVKVVINTDPEAPFFKAADYGVVGDAFEVVPALIEKLKAFKAANA; this is encoded by the coding sequence ATGTCAGTATTAGTATATACAGAATCAGAAGGCGGCTCTTTTAAGAAAGCTGCTTATGAAGTTGCGAGCTATGGAAAAGGCATCGCAGACCAGTTAGGTACATCAGTTACAGCAATATCGTTTAATGCAAATGGTGCTGGTGATTTGGGAACTTATGGAGTTTCTAAACAACTTAACGTATCAGACTCAAAATTAGAAAAATTTAATGCAGCTGCATATGCAGACACGATTGCACAAGCGGCAAAAGCTGAAGGTGCAACGACCGTAATCATAAGTTCAAGTGCAAACTCTAAATATTTAGGAGCTTTATTAAGCGTGCACCTAGAAGCAGGATATGCGACTAATGTCATGGAATTACCATCATCAACTAGTCCATTTACTGTTAAAAGATCTGTTTTTACAAACAAAGCTTTTGCAATGACTGAAATTTCTACAGCAAATAAATTAGTAGGTCTTGCAAATAATTCTTACGGCTTAAAAGAAAACACTACTGATTGTAGTACTGAAGCTTTTACTCCAACATTAAGTGACAACGACTTTAAAGTACAAGTTCAATCTGTAGATAAAGCAACGGATAAAGTAAGTATTGCAGATGCAGATGTTGTAGTTAGTGCAGGACGCGGCCTTAAAGGACCAGAAAACTGGGGAATGATAGAGGAACTAGCAGAAGTTTTAGGAGCAGCTACAGCATGTTCTAAGCCTGTTAGTGATATGGGATGGAGACCACATGGAGAACATGTAGGTCAAACTGGTAAGCCGGTAGCGACTAATCTATATATCGCTATAGGTATTTCAGGAGCTATTCAACACCTAGCTGGTGTAAGTTCTTCAAAAGTAAAAGTAGTTATCAACACTGACCCAGAAGCACCATTTTTCAAGGCTGCAGACTATGGTGTAGTAGGTGACGCATTTGAAGTAGTACCTGCTTTAATAGAAAAACTTAAAGCATTCAAGGCAGCAAATGCTTAA
- a CDS encoding bifunctional nuclease family protein codes for MSLKRLNIRGISYSETQNGAYALVLKEVGGDRQLPIVIGAFEAQSIAIALEKEISPPRPLTHDLFKTFGERFGITVKQVIIHKLVDGVFFSSLICERDKIEEIIDARTSDAIALAVRFKAPVFTYENILDEAGVQSHIRPDKELQEDPLDLSNDEFIEELINTDHDEDDNYSHLSIKELHKMLGDAVSNENYELAARLRDEISKR; via the coding sequence ATGAGTCTAAAACGACTTAACATACGCGGTATATCATACAGTGAGACACAAAATGGTGCTTATGCGCTAGTACTCAAAGAAGTAGGCGGTGATCGACAGCTTCCTATAGTAATAGGCGCCTTTGAAGCGCAAAGTATTGCTATAGCATTAGAAAAAGAGATCAGTCCACCAAGACCTCTTACTCATGATCTTTTTAAGACATTTGGAGAGCGTTTTGGCATTACGGTTAAACAAGTCATCATCCATAAATTAGTAGATGGTGTATTTTTCTCAAGCTTAATTTGTGAAAGAGACAAAATAGAAGAAATCATAGATGCGAGAACTAGTGATGCTATTGCTCTAGCAGTAAGATTTAAAGCTCCTGTCTTTACTTATGAAAATATTTTAGATGAGGCTGGTGTACAATCCCACATCAGACCCGATAAAGAATTACAAGAAGATCCTCTAGATCTAAGCAACGACGAGTTCATAGAAGAACTTATCAATACAGACCATGATGAGGACGATAATTACAGCCATTTAAGCATTAAAGAACTTCATAAAATGTTAGGGGACGCTGTATCTAATGAAAATTATGAACTAGCCGCGCGACTGCGTGATGAAATATCAAAACGATAA